The Staphylococcus sp. KG4-3 genome has a window encoding:
- a CDS encoding putative DNA-binding protein has translation MSQNDLIKTIRMNYLFDFYQALLTQKQRNYLELFYLQDYSLSEIADTFDVSRQAVYDNIRRTGDLVEDYETKLGLYRNFEQRQKLYEQIKQHVNDPEKIQQYIQALEDLD, from the coding sequence ATGAGTCAAAATGATTTAATTAAAACGATTCGTATGAATTATTTGTTTGACTTTTATCAAGCGTTACTCACTCAGAAACAAAGAAATTATCTAGAATTATTCTATTTACAGGACTATTCTTTAAGTGAGATAGCTGATACATTTGATGTGAGTCGACAAGCAGTGTATGATAACATAAGAAGAACTGGCGATTTAGTTGAAGATTATGAAACAAAATTAGGTTTATACCGTAATTTTGAACAGAGACAAAAACTATATGAACAAATTAAACAGCATGTTAATGATCCAGAAAAAATACAACAATATATTCAAGCACTAGAAGATTTAGATTAG
- the ftsY gene encoding signal recognition particle-docking protein FtsY, whose product MSFFKRLKDKFSSTSEEPKQQEDLEQLPEDPQKEIDESQDEQPAKKPKKLKEADFDDDGLISIEDFEEIEAQQLGAKFRAGLEKSRENFQAQLNNLIARYRKVDEEFFEALEEMLITADVGFNTVMQLVEELREEAQRRNISETEDLREVIVEKIVEIYHQNDDNSEVMNIENEGLNVILMVGVNGVGKTTTIGKLAHRYQAEGKKVMLAAGDTFRAGAIQQLKVWGERVGVEVMSQSEGSDPAAVMYDAINAAKSKDVDILICDTAGRLQNKSNLMNELEKVKRVIGRAVPEAPHEVLLCLDATTGQNALSQAKSFKEVTNVTGIVLTKLDGTAKGGIVLAIRNELHIPVKYVGLGEKLDDLQPFNPESYVYGLFADMIEQNVDENEVPNENAEEIEGHSDESK is encoded by the coding sequence ATGAGCTTTTTCAAACGATTAAAGGATAAATTTTCCAGTACCTCAGAAGAACCAAAGCAACAAGAAGACCTAGAGCAATTACCTGAGGACCCTCAAAAAGAGATAGATGAGTCTCAAGATGAACAACCAGCCAAAAAGCCAAAAAAATTAAAAGAAGCAGATTTTGATGATGATGGCTTAATATCTATAGAAGACTTTGAAGAAATCGAAGCACAACAATTAGGTGCGAAATTCAGAGCAGGATTAGAAAAATCTCGTGAAAACTTCCAAGCTCAACTTAACAATTTAATTGCACGTTATCGTAAAGTTGATGAAGAATTCTTCGAAGCTTTAGAAGAAATGCTTATTACAGCTGATGTTGGATTTAACACGGTAATGCAATTAGTTGAAGAATTGCGTGAAGAAGCTCAACGTCGTAATATTTCAGAAACAGAAGATTTGCGTGAAGTTATAGTAGAAAAAATAGTAGAAATTTATCACCAAAATGATGATAATTCAGAAGTGATGAATATAGAAAATGAAGGCCTTAATGTCATATTGATGGTAGGTGTTAATGGTGTTGGTAAAACAACAACAATTGGTAAATTAGCCCACCGTTACCAAGCAGAAGGTAAGAAAGTAATGTTAGCGGCAGGGGATACATTCAGAGCGGGCGCGATCCAACAACTTAAAGTTTGGGGAGAGCGTGTTGGAGTTGAAGTAATGAGCCAGAGTGAAGGTTCAGATCCAGCTGCAGTAATGTATGACGCAATAAATGCTGCGAAAAGTAAGGATGTAGATATTCTTATTTGTGATACAGCAGGACGTTTACAAAACAAATCTAATTTAATGAATGAATTAGAAAAAGTGAAACGTGTCATAGGACGCGCTGTCCCAGAAGCACCTCATGAAGTATTATTGTGCTTAGATGCAACTACAGGTCAAAACGCATTGTCACAAGCGAAATCATTTAAAGAAGTTACTAATGTAACAGGTATCGTACTTACGAAACTAGATGGTACTGCCAAAGGTGGTATTGTGTTAGCAATACGTAATGAATTACACATACCTGTGAAATATGTAGGTTTAGGCGAAAAATTAGATGATTTACAACCATTCAATCCAGAAAGTTATGTTTATGGACTATTTGCTGATATGATTGAACAAAATGTAGATGAAAATGAAGTGCCTAATGAAAACGCAGAAGAAATAGAAGGTCACTCAGATGAGTCAAAATGA
- the smc gene encoding chromosome segregation protein SMC produces the protein MVYLKSIDAFGFKSFAEHTNVQFDEGVTAIVGPNGSGKSNITDAIKWVLGEQSAKSLRGAKMEDIIFSGAEHRKAQNYAEVKLKLDNSAGKLQVEATELTVTRRLYRSGESEYYLNNDRARLKDILDLFLDSGLGKEAFSIISQGRVDEILNAKPIDRRQILEESAGVLKYKKRKATSVQKLDQTEDNLSRVEDILYDLEGRVEPLREEAAIAKEYKHLSKEMEKSDVLVTVYDIEQYNNNIHELDEKLNYLKSQQSTKDGEKVQHTQSLNKFKAERKQLDERIETLNYQLVKATEEVEKYTGQLNVLEERKKNQSKTNARFEEEQESLLNQTATLKQEKVDTQAEIDRLKSQQKELNEKIQHFESQLYVTDDQHDEKLEGIKDEYYQLMSEQSDVNNDIRFLEHTIQENESKQSRLDSRLIEAFEQLKQIQHDINEVEKNSTTAQKDLKKAEQQLNEYEHKLTELKQQLSEYEEKLHQAYRFNEKLKSRIDSAATQQEEYSYFFNGVKHILKAKNNQLTGIRGAVAEVIQVPSGLTKAIETALGASLQHVIVDSEKEGRQAIQYLKQHGLGRATFLPLNVIQPRQIASDILATAQEAEGFVNIASQAIQVEADYQNVVQNLLGNTIVVDELKNANELARKIRYRTRIVTLDGDIVNPGGSMTGGGERKSKSILAQKDELAKMRAQLEDYQKQTVQFEKQFQEIKEKADHISEKYFETSQIYNSVKQKLHDYELELDRLRKSEAHLKDEHEEFEFEKNDGYQSTTSKKTLNDKKQKLAEIKAQLQKLEEDIDLYTKLSKEGKESTTQIQQQLHQKQSDLAVVKERLNAQKQTYTRITKQLSSVASQQEKLDDQIKLFNSDEMTGEKAFDTIQSNIEQSKNAKAQLSQDIEEVKSRRLELNDKIEETEQMLQEANQDILSIENRYQDIKSEQSRLDVLINYAINHLNDTYHMTYERASELYELDEDIEALRKKVKLTKMSIEELGHVNLNAIEQFEEVNERYTFLDEQRADLRAAKATLEQLIEEMDQEVKDRFKETFHAVQGHFAEVFKSLFGGGQAELRLTDDDYLTAGVDIIVQPPGKKLQHLSLLSGGERALSAIALLFAILKVRSAPFVILDEVEAALDEANVIRYAQYLKSLSDQTQFIVITHRKGTMEFSDRLYGVTMQESGVSKLVSVNLNTIDEVIKEEQA, from the coding sequence ATGGTTTATTTAAAATCTATAGATGCCTTTGGTTTTAAATCTTTTGCTGAGCATACAAACGTTCAGTTTGATGAAGGAGTAACAGCAATAGTTGGACCAAACGGTAGTGGGAAAAGTAATATCACTGATGCAATAAAATGGGTGTTAGGTGAGCAATCAGCTAAATCTTTACGTGGTGCAAAAATGGAAGATATTATTTTTTCAGGTGCAGAACATCGTAAAGCTCAGAATTATGCAGAAGTAAAATTAAAGTTAGATAATAGTGCAGGCAAGTTACAGGTGGAAGCTACTGAATTAACAGTGACTCGTCGTTTGTATAGAAGTGGCGAAAGTGAATACTACCTGAACAATGATAGAGCAAGGTTAAAAGATATCCTGGACTTATTCTTAGATTCAGGTTTAGGAAAAGAAGCGTTTAGTATTATATCACAAGGTCGTGTAGATGAAATTTTAAATGCAAAGCCCATCGACAGAAGACAAATTTTAGAAGAGTCTGCAGGAGTGTTGAAATATAAAAAGAGAAAAGCGACTTCAGTACAAAAATTAGATCAAACTGAAGATAATCTTTCACGAGTAGAAGACATTTTATATGACTTAGAGGGTCGAGTTGAACCGTTACGAGAAGAGGCTGCAATTGCCAAAGAATATAAACACCTTTCAAAGGAAATGGAAAAGAGTGACGTGCTAGTAACGGTCTACGATATTGAACAATATAACAATAACATCCATGAGCTAGATGAAAAGTTAAATTATTTAAAAAGTCAACAATCAACAAAAGACGGCGAAAAAGTACAACATACACAATCACTTAATAAGTTTAAAGCTGAAAGAAAACAATTAGATGAACGCATCGAAACTTTAAATTATCAGCTCGTTAAAGCTACAGAAGAAGTTGAAAAATATACAGGTCAATTAAATGTATTAGAAGAACGTAAAAAGAACCAATCTAAAACAAACGCAAGGTTTGAAGAGGAACAAGAAAGTCTCTTGAATCAAACTGCTACATTAAAGCAAGAGAAAGTTGATACACAAGCAGAGATAGACCGACTCAAATCACAACAAAAAGAATTAAACGAAAAAATACAACATTTTGAATCTCAACTTTATGTAACGGATGATCAACACGATGAAAAGCTAGAAGGAATTAAAGATGAGTATTATCAGTTGATGTCTGAACAATCAGATGTGAATAATGACATACGCTTTTTAGAGCATACTATACAAGAGAATGAATCTAAACAATCACGCTTAGATTCAAGACTAATTGAAGCATTTGAACAATTGAAACAAATTCAACATGATATTAACGAAGTTGAAAAAAATAGTACAACAGCACAGAAAGATTTAAAAAAAGCAGAGCAGCAACTTAATGAGTATGAACACAAATTAACAGAACTTAAACAACAACTTAGTGAATATGAAGAGAAATTACATCAGGCTTATCGGTTTAATGAAAAACTCAAATCTCGTATAGATAGTGCTGCGACACAGCAAGAAGAATATAGCTATTTTTTTAATGGAGTTAAACATATATTAAAAGCAAAAAATAATCAGTTAACAGGGATTCGAGGTGCGGTAGCAGAAGTTATCCAAGTACCTTCAGGTTTGACTAAAGCCATTGAAACAGCTTTAGGCGCCTCTTTACAACATGTTATTGTTGATTCTGAAAAAGAAGGACGACAAGCAATTCAATACCTTAAACAACATGGTTTAGGTAGAGCAACATTCTTACCATTAAATGTTATTCAGCCGCGTCAAATCGCTAGTGATATATTGGCAACAGCTCAAGAAGCGGAAGGTTTCGTTAATATTGCCTCCCAAGCAATCCAAGTTGAAGCGGATTATCAAAATGTCGTACAAAATTTATTAGGTAATACAATTGTTGTTGATGAGTTAAAAAATGCTAACGAACTAGCTCGAAAAATTAGATACCGTACACGGATTGTTACATTAGATGGTGACATAGTTAACCCTGGTGGTTCTATGACCGGTGGAGGTGAACGGAAATCGAAAAGTATTTTAGCTCAAAAAGATGAACTTGCTAAAATGCGTGCACAATTAGAAGATTATCAAAAGCAAACTGTTCAATTTGAAAAGCAATTCCAAGAAATTAAAGAAAAAGCGGATCATATTAGTGAAAAGTACTTCGAAACAAGTCAAATTTATAATTCAGTGAAACAAAAACTTCATGATTATGAGTTAGAATTGGATAGACTACGTAAAAGTGAAGCACATTTAAAAGATGAACATGAAGAATTTGAATTTGAAAAAAATGACGGATATCAAAGTACAACAAGCAAGAAAACCTTAAATGATAAAAAACAAAAATTAGCTGAAATTAAAGCTCAATTACAAAAATTAGAAGAAGATATTGATCTTTATACAAAATTATCTAAAGAAGGTAAAGAAAGTACAACACAAATCCAACAACAGTTACACCAAAAGCAGTCGGATTTAGCAGTAGTGAAAGAAAGATTAAACGCACAAAAGCAAACTTACACAAGAATTACTAAACAACTCTCATCAGTTGCTAGTCAACAGGAAAAATTAGATGATCAAATAAAGTTATTTAATTCTGATGAAATGACTGGTGAAAAAGCTTTTGACACAATTCAAAGTAATATTGAGCAAAGTAAAAATGCTAAAGCTCAATTATCACAAGACATCGAAGAAGTGAAATCGCGTAGATTAGAATTAAATGATAAAATTGAAGAAACAGAGCAAATGTTACAAGAAGCAAATCAAGATATTCTATCTATTGAAAATCGCTACCAAGACATTAAATCTGAGCAATCACGTTTAGATGTACTGATAAATTATGCAATCAATCACTTGAATGATACTTATCATATGACTTATGAACGTGCGAGTGAGTTATACGAATTAGATGAGGATATTGAAGCATTGCGTAAAAAAGTCAAGTTAACAAAAATGTCTATTGAAGAATTAGGGCATGTTAATTTAAATGCGATTGAACAATTTGAAGAAGTCAACGAACGTTATACATTTTTAGATGAGCAGCGTGCTGATTTAAGGGCAGCTAAAGCAACATTAGAACAACTTATAGAAGAAATGGATCAAGAAGTAAAAGACCGTTTTAAAGAGACTTTCCATGCTGTACAAGGTCATTTTGCTGAAGTGTTTAAATCACTTTTTGGTGGTGGACAAGCAGAATTACGTTTAACGGATGACGATTACTTAACTGCAGGAGTAGACATCATTGTTCAACCTCCAGGCAAAAAGTTGCAACACTTGTCTTTATTAAGTGGTGGAGAACGTGCACTAAGTGCAATTGCTCTATTATTTGCAATATTAAAAGTAAGATCAGCACCATTTGTTATATTAGATGAAGTAGAAGCTGCATTGGATGAAGCAAATGTTATTAGGTATGCACAATATCTTAAATCTTTATCAGATCAAACACAATTTATTGTGATTACTCACCGCAAAGGGACGATGGAATTTTCAGACCGATTATATGGTGTAACAATGCAAGAATCTGGTGTATCCAAATTAGTGAGTGTTAATTTAAATACGATTGATGAAGTTATTAAGGAGGAACAAGCATGA
- the rnc gene encoding ribonuclease III has product MVQAFQKKFAQKMQELDLNFNQVDLYQQAFSHSSFINDFNMDRLDHNERLEFLGDAVLELTVSRYLFDKYPELPEGNLTKMRATIVCEPSLVIFAKKIQLNELILLGKGEEKTGGRTRPSLVSDAFEAFVGALYLDQGVEAVWKFSEKIIFPYVEDDELDGVVDFKTQFQEFVHRQNQGDVTYRLINEEGPAHHRLFTSEVILEDKAVAEGKGKTKKESEQKAAEQAYKKLKNK; this is encoded by the coding sequence ATGGTTCAAGCATTCCAAAAAAAGTTTGCCCAAAAAATGCAAGAATTAGATTTGAATTTTAATCAAGTCGATTTATATCAACAGGCATTTTCGCATTCTAGTTTTATAAATGATTTTAATATGGATCGCTTAGATCACAATGAAAGATTAGAATTTTTAGGAGATGCGGTATTAGAATTGACGGTTTCACGCTATTTATTTGATAAATATCCAGAATTGCCTGAAGGTAATTTAACAAAAATGCGTGCAACAATTGTATGTGAGCCATCACTTGTAATATTTGCGAAAAAAATTCAATTGAATGAATTAATTTTATTAGGAAAAGGTGAAGAAAAAACAGGAGGTAGAACTCGCCCTTCACTAGTTTCGGATGCTTTTGAAGCATTTGTAGGTGCGCTATATTTAGATCAAGGCGTAGAGGCAGTATGGAAATTCTCTGAGAAGATTATATTCCCTTATGTAGAAGATGATGAATTAGATGGGGTTGTAGATTTTAAAACACAATTTCAAGAGTTTGTGCACAGACAAAACCAAGGCGATGTGACTTATCGACTCATCAATGAAGAAGGACCAGCACATCATCGATTGTTTACTTCTGAAGTTATTTTAGAAGATAAAGCCGTAGCAGAGGGTAAAGGAAAGACTAAAAAAGAATCAGAACAAAAAGCTGCTGAACAAGCATACAAAAAATTGAAAAATAAGTGA